The proteins below come from a single Megalops cyprinoides isolate fMegCyp1 chromosome 5, fMegCyp1.pri, whole genome shotgun sequence genomic window:
- the fktn gene encoding fukutin, with the protein MPRINKTVVLALLIAASSVFLLFQLYYYRQYVSKHGTVSNSKASQKGSDAQWQVVKKFLGLVSKYNLPVFLIDTAVLGLLPLDSTQQRDSQAEGPHCQTLCTHREFTTFALLAKLWKYDASLTQAAAERGLELLEVRGKDPRLVGLDDLSGTEIPLHFLFRRNSHAVHLVVFYERSGNYLWHGPLRLKPNMDRKFVPFRKLDFGRQAGAYDRPELVTASLDGLDVRIPRNTSRFLSERAQARFLECRYRDARAFYQLYPDDTSPEAMDFRMKAKSLLHLAARTLTDLGVPFWLSSGTCLGWFRQCNVIPYSKDVDLGIWIKDYRPDITQAFQKAGLPLKHKFGKVEDSLELSFQGPDVKVDIFFFYEEGDIVWNGGTQAKSGKKFKYVFPRFTLCWTELLELKVRVPCETLDYVEANYGPNWNIPVKTWDWKTSPSNVKENGVWPVREWDEVIQVY; encoded by the exons ATGCCTAGAATCAACAAGACGGTGGTCCTGGCGCTTCTTATTGCAGCTAGTTCAGTGTTTCTCCTGTTCCAGCTGTATTATTACAGACAGTATGTGTCAAAG CATGGAACTGTCTCCAACAGCAAAGCTAGTCAGAAGGGGAGTGATGCACAGTGG CAGGTGGTGAAGAAGTTTCTGGGTCTGGTATCCAAATATAATCTTCCAGTGTTCCTGATTGACACGGCTGTCCTGGGCCTGCTCCCTCTGGACTCCACCCAGCAAAGGGACAGCCAGGCCGAGGGGCCCCACTGCCAGACCctttgcacacacagagagttCACTACCTTTGCACTGCTGGCCAAGCTCTGGAAGTATGAT gcGAGCCTGACCCAAGCAGCAGCTGAGCGTGGGCTGGAGCTGCTGGAAGTACGCGGGAAGGACCCCCGGCTGGTGGGCCTGGATGACCTCTCCGGCACCGAGATccccctccacttcctcttccgCCGTAACAGCCATGCTGTGCACCTGGTGGTCTTCTACGAACGCAGCGGGAACTATCTGTGGCACGGCCCACTCCGGCTCAAGCCCAACATGGACAGGAAGTTTGTGCCCTTCCGGAAGCTGGACTTTGGACGTCAGGCAGGAGCCTATGACAG ACCAGAGTTAGTGACAGCCTCACTGGACGGTCTGGACGTGCGGATTCCCAGGAACACCTCGCGCTTCCTGAGCGAGCGTGCCCAGGCCCGCTTTCTGGAGTGCAGATACCGAGACGCACGGGCCTTCTATCAG CTGTATCCTGATGACACGTCCCCAGAGGCCATGGACTTCAGGATGAAGGCGAAGAGTCTGCTACACTTGGCTGCCCGAACCCTCACTGACCTAGGGGTGCCCTTCTGGCTGAGTAGTGGCACCTGCCTGG GCTGGTTTCGGCAGTGCAATGTCATTCCCTACAGCAAAGACGTTGACCTGGGTATCTGGATCAAGGACTATCGGCCTGACATCACCCAGGCCTTTCAGAAGGCTGGCCTACCCCTCAAGCACAAATTTGGAAAG gTGGAGGACAGCCTGGAGCTTTCCTTCCAGGGCCCGGATGTGAAAGTGGACATATTCTTCTTCTATGAGGAAGGGGACATTGTGTGGAATGGGGGCACGCAGGCCAAAAGTGGCAAAAAGTTCAA GTATGTGTTCCCGAGGTTCACTTTGTGCTGGACAGAACTGTTGGAGCTCAAGGTGCGTGTCCCCTGCGAGACACTGGACTACGTAGAGGCAAACTATGGCCCAAACTGGAACATTCCTGTCAAGACCTGGGACTGGAAGACCTCGCCGTCCAATGTGAAGGAGAACGGGGTGTGGCCAGTAAGAGAGTGGGACGAGGTCATCCAGGTGTACTGA